Proteins encoded by one window of Salvia splendens isolate huo1 chromosome 14, SspV2, whole genome shotgun sequence:
- the LOC121763273 gene encoding putative disease resistance protein At1g50180 isoform X2, whose amino-acid sequence MASNMVSSVFISKTQFKNLQPPTTVNDSSLSITTSNFSQVMAAYGAVVSLKNTIQFIVESPRLLVIPTGHILRPAYEAVCDLQTVLEKLEKTGYSKIRTKVNALDDRIKEAVWEFEDLLESHLYHQILPQVETDHLSFYGDLQSPRKSAEMTKMEEEDDNEDDQEEEFKEEEYKEDKELYSELLYMREMIHQILPGLRPKDRLTFFVDLHSLQQSIDEFVVRVTAMAVEYDMELLNMPEEEGEPISSRIDFGGIGSYMVGLSEEFEQVRDCLLAEKEENCFAITGMAGVGKTTLAKKIFDEPLIQGHFELRAWVKVGRKCAPSDVLRGVLAQVDPNTQDQMLTQGDDDDDLKLVGVLEDILKDKKCLIVLDDVWEWDTRHLIDNLPQEDVRILLTSRFRIEESPNQVVVRLLNEEESKKLLCEKVFGEEDFPPHLKKLGEKIAKKCEGLPLMIVTVAELLSEVDKTRELEYWTEVAEKQHNSVFVDAYNQISKEK is encoded by the exons ATGGCGTCTAATATGGTATCGTCAGTATTTATTAGCAAAACACAATTTAAAAACCTCCAACCACCTACCACCGTCAACGATTCATCCCTCTCCATCACCACCTCCAATTTCAGTCAAGTGATGGCGGCTTACGGTGCAGTGGTTTCTCTTAAGAATACGATTCAGTTTATTGTAGAATCGCCTCGCCTTTTGGTGATTCCTACTGGTCATATCTTAAGACCGGCCTATGAGGCCGTGTGTGACTTGCAGACAGTTCTCGAAAAATTGGAGAAGACCGGCTACAGCAAGATCAGGACGAAGGTCAATGCTTTGGATGACCGAATCAAAGAGGCCGTATGGGAATTCGAAGATTTACTCGAGTCCCATCTCTATCATCAGATTCTTCCACAAGTCGAGACAGATCACTTGTCTTTCTATGGAGATCTACAGAGTCCCCGAAAGAGTGCTGAAATGACGAagatggaggaggaggatgataatGAGGATGATCAGGAGGAGGAGTTTAAGGAGGAGGAGTATAAGGAGGATAAGGAGTTGTATAGTGAGCTGCTATATATGCGAGAGATGATCCATCAGATTCTTCCAGGTCTCAGGCCCAAAGATCGCTTGACTTTCTTTGTGGATCTGCACAGTCTGCAACAAAGTATTGATGAATTTGTGGTAAGGGTGACAGCGATGGCG GTGGAGTACGATATGGAACTGCTGAATATGCCGGAAGAAGAAGGCGAACCTATTTCCTCGAGAATCGATTTTGGTGGAATCGGCTCATACATGGTTGGATTATCTGAAGAATTTGAACAAGTCAGGGATTGTCTTCTTgcagagaaagaagagaattgctTTGCAATTACTGGGATGGCAGGAGTTGGGAAGACAACTTTGGCTAAGAAAATATTCGACGAGCCATTGATTCAGGGACATTTTGAGCTTCGAGCATGGGTCAAAGTGGGCAGAAAATGTGCACCGAGTGATGTACTACGAGGCGTTCTGGCTCAAGTGGATCCCAACACTCAAGACCAAATGCTTACCCAAGGAGACGATGATGACGACCTGAAATTAGTTGGAGTCCTGGAAGACATATTGAAGGATAAGAAATGTCTCATTGTGTTGGATGATGTATGGGAATGGGACACACGACATTTGATTGATAACTTGCCACAGGAGGATGTACGAATCTTGCTTACAAGCAGGTTCAGAATTGAAGAATCTCCAAATCAAGTAGTAGTACGCTTGttgaatgaagaagaaagtaaGAAATTGCTTTGTGAAAAGGTGTTCGGTGAAGAGGATTTCCCTCCTCACCTTAAGAAATTGGGAGAGAAGATTGCCAAAAAATGTGAAGGTCTTCCACTTATGATAGTCACAGTTGCAGAGCTCCTATCCGAAGTAGACAAGACCCGGGAATTGGAATACTGGACTGAGGTAGCCGAAAAACAACATAATTCAGTTTTTGTGGATGCATATAATCAAATATCAAAG gaaaaataa
- the LOC121763273 gene encoding putative late blight resistance protein homolog R1A-10 isoform X1 translates to MASNMVSSVFISKTQFKNLQPPTTVNDSSLSITTSNFSQVMAAYGAVVSLKNTIQFIVESPRLLVIPTGHILRPAYEAVCDLQTVLEKLEKTGYSKIRTKVNALDDRIKEAVWEFEDLLESHLYHQILPQVETDHLSFYGDLQSPRKSAEMTKMEEEDDNEDDQEEEFKEEEYKEDKELYSELLYMREMIHQILPGLRPKDRLTFFVDLHSLQQSIDEFVVRVTAMAVEYDMELLNMPEEEGEPISSRIDFGGIGSYMVGLSEEFEQVRDCLLAEKEENCFAITGMAGVGKTTLAKKIFDEPLIQGHFELRAWVKVGRKCAPSDVLRGVLAQVDPNTQDQMLTQGDDDDDLKLVGVLEDILKDKKCLIVLDDVWEWDTRHLIDNLPQEDVRILLTSRFRIEESPNQVVVRLLNEEESKKLLCEKVFGEEDFPPHLKKLGEKIAKKCEGLPLMIVTVAELLSEVDKTRELEYWTEVAEKQHNSVFVDAYNQISKVFFPSYDYLPQFFKMIFLYMGSFPPYCDIEIGDLIRRLRAEGFLESIGEGTLEDSIVKCFKILCHWHNLILYEGKIKSWFSKGEFRVHSCWQYVCKKEASKIKFLHVLQSCDDVMKGQRRLCAHHNTLFAFKQVYDSIKSSCASTARSLLCLGPYHQYPVPIHDMDFKLLRVLDAHEVRFYRIPLDIMKLVSLNYLALTCNGEIPVSISNLFHLQSLTIHPHINIKKRGAPLYMPMVIWDMPELQHISIFGRDLPTPKSDAALEKLFSLFGVSAKSCIRKNLKKIPNLRMLEIMMELKPYDDDDDINPLSGLEYISKELHKLQLLSYKVMNPDMRYQSIVPLSMFPSSLEFLTLSGLGCPWKHMNDIGSLLPNLKNLELNHYAFCGPEWNIESGCFLTLNTLVIEDTDLMQLRPQHGSLPKLELLSIRHCYKLQQVDWTCDPSMVTKPTIELVECSPSVVAFSEKLRPHFKVRCHSSF, encoded by the exons ATGGCGTCTAATATGGTATCGTCAGTATTTATTAGCAAAACACAATTTAAAAACCTCCAACCACCTACCACCGTCAACGATTCATCCCTCTCCATCACCACCTCCAATTTCAGTCAAGTGATGGCGGCTTACGGTGCAGTGGTTTCTCTTAAGAATACGATTCAGTTTATTGTAGAATCGCCTCGCCTTTTGGTGATTCCTACTGGTCATATCTTAAGACCGGCCTATGAGGCCGTGTGTGACTTGCAGACAGTTCTCGAAAAATTGGAGAAGACCGGCTACAGCAAGATCAGGACGAAGGTCAATGCTTTGGATGACCGAATCAAAGAGGCCGTATGGGAATTCGAAGATTTACTCGAGTCCCATCTCTATCATCAGATTCTTCCACAAGTCGAGACAGATCACTTGTCTTTCTATGGAGATCTACAGAGTCCCCGAAAGAGTGCTGAAATGACGAagatggaggaggaggatgataatGAGGATGATCAGGAGGAGGAGTTTAAGGAGGAGGAGTATAAGGAGGATAAGGAGTTGTATAGTGAGCTGCTATATATGCGAGAGATGATCCATCAGATTCTTCCAGGTCTCAGGCCCAAAGATCGCTTGACTTTCTTTGTGGATCTGCACAGTCTGCAACAAAGTATTGATGAATTTGTGGTAAGGGTGACAGCGATGGCG GTGGAGTACGATATGGAACTGCTGAATATGCCGGAAGAAGAAGGCGAACCTATTTCCTCGAGAATCGATTTTGGTGGAATCGGCTCATACATGGTTGGATTATCTGAAGAATTTGAACAAGTCAGGGATTGTCTTCTTgcagagaaagaagagaattgctTTGCAATTACTGGGATGGCAGGAGTTGGGAAGACAACTTTGGCTAAGAAAATATTCGACGAGCCATTGATTCAGGGACATTTTGAGCTTCGAGCATGGGTCAAAGTGGGCAGAAAATGTGCACCGAGTGATGTACTACGAGGCGTTCTGGCTCAAGTGGATCCCAACACTCAAGACCAAATGCTTACCCAAGGAGACGATGATGACGACCTGAAATTAGTTGGAGTCCTGGAAGACATATTGAAGGATAAGAAATGTCTCATTGTGTTGGATGATGTATGGGAATGGGACACACGACATTTGATTGATAACTTGCCACAGGAGGATGTACGAATCTTGCTTACAAGCAGGTTCAGAATTGAAGAATCTCCAAATCAAGTAGTAGTACGCTTGttgaatgaagaagaaagtaaGAAATTGCTTTGTGAAAAGGTGTTCGGTGAAGAGGATTTCCCTCCTCACCTTAAGAAATTGGGAGAGAAGATTGCCAAAAAATGTGAAGGTCTTCCACTTATGATAGTCACAGTTGCAGAGCTCCTATCCGAAGTAGACAAGACCCGGGAATTGGAATACTGGACTGAGGTAGCCGAAAAACAACATAATTCAGTTTTTGTGGATGCATATAATCAAATATCAAAGGTATTTTTCCCAAGCTATGACTATTTACCTCAATTTTTCAAAATGATTTTTCTCTATATGGGATCTTTCCCTCCATATTGTGATATTGAAATAGGCGATCTCATTCGTCGATTGAGAGCTGAAGGGTTTCTTGAATCGATTGGAGAAGGAACTTTGGAAGATTCTATAGTTAAATGCTTTAAAATTCTTTGTCATTGGCATAATCTTATTTTAtatgaaggaaaaataaaatcttGGTTCTCAAAGGGGGAGTTTCGGGTGCATTCGTGTTGGCAATACGTGTGTAAGAAAGAAGCTAGTAAGATCAAGTTTTTGCATGTTCTACAAAGTTGCGATGATGTTATGAAAGGCCAGCGGCGGTTGTGTGCCCATCATAACACTTTATTTGCCTTCAAACAAGTGTATGATTCAATAAAAAGTAGTTGTGCATCCACTGCCCGTTCTCTCCTTTGTTTGGGTCCTTACCACCAATATCCGGTCCCAATACATGATATGGATTTCAAGTTGCTCAGGGTGTTAGACGCTCATGAGGTCCGATTTTACCGTATCCCACTTGATATTATGAAACTAGTTTCTCTAAATTATCTTGCCCTAACTTGCAATGGAGAGATCCCTGTTTCCATATCCAACCTTTTTCACCTTCAGTCATTGACTATCCATCCACATATAAACATTAAAAAGCGTGGGGCTCCGTTATACATGCCGATGGTAATATGGGACATGCCAGAGCTACAACATATTAGTATCTTCGGAAGAGACCTACCAACCCCAAAGTCTGATGCTGCGTTGGAAAAACTCTTTAGTCTTTTTGGTGTCAGTGCCAAGAGTTGCATAAGAAAAAATCTCAAGAAAATCCCTAATTTAAGGATGTTAGAAATCATGATGGAGTTGAAGCCTtatgatgatgacgatgataTCAACCCACTGAGTGGCTTGGAATACATCTCAAAGGAACTCCACAAGTTGCAACTACTTTCATATAAAGTAATGAACCCTGACATGAGGTATCAGTCTATAGTTCCTCTTTCAATGTTCCCATCAAGTCTTGAATTTTTGACGTTGAGTGGCTTAGGGTGTCCTTGGAAGCACATGAATGACATTGGTTCGCTGCTACCAAATCTTAAGAACCTCGAGTTAAATCACTATGCCTTTTGTGGCCCAGAGTGGAATATAGAATCAGGGTGTTTTTTGACACTTAATACACTTGTTATTGAAGACACTGATTTGATGCAATTGAGACCTCAACATGGAAGCCTCCCAAAGCTTGAACTCCTAAGCATAAGGCATTGCTACAAATTACAACAAGTCGATTGGACTTGTGATCCCTCAATGGTCACAAAGCCTACAATTGAATTGGTTGAGTGTAGTCCTTCAGTTGTCGCTTTCTCCGAGAAATTAAGACCTCACTTTAAAGTTCGTTGCCATTCTTCTTTTTGA